The following are from one region of the Paenibacillus sp. KS-LC4 genome:
- a CDS encoding cation:dicarboxylase symporter family transporter, with protein sequence MEQTKKMRQPFYKGLFFQIMLSIVAGIVVGYLWPTFGVALKPVGDGFIRLIKMVIAPLVFVVVVLGIAKVGNIKTVGRIGGKTLLYFEVITTLALIIGMVIANLMNPGAGMNIDPATLSTDGVQQATKNGHLPSGSEFFLNIIPESAVAAFSTNTMLQVLLVSCFVGFAIVHIGGRTSEVLVDFLDHVSKVIFQIMGYIMKLTALATFGAMAFMVSQYGVQTLMAFGKLFLAMTVACVLFLLLLAVVMRVFVGISLWRLIMLVREEIVFAFATGSTEAVMPQLMNKFEKAGCDRAVVGLVVPTGYSFNLDGASIYLSLAVVFLAQATGVDLGLKEQLVLLGVLLLTSKGMAGIPGSAFVALSATAASTGSISMAAVALMLAPDRIMGNFRTTVNIIGYSVATFVIARWEGLLDKGLAQQAMQRKVTAEAPVLVKEAPVVSK encoded by the coding sequence ATTGTGGCGGGTATTGTGGTTGGGTACTTGTGGCCTACGTTTGGCGTAGCTCTGAAGCCTGTTGGAGACGGCTTTATCCGCCTGATTAAAATGGTGATTGCGCCGCTCGTTTTCGTTGTTGTTGTGCTGGGCATTGCCAAGGTGGGCAACATAAAGACGGTAGGGCGGATCGGCGGGAAGACGCTGCTTTATTTTGAAGTTATTACGACGCTTGCACTCATTATTGGAATGGTCATTGCGAATCTCATGAATCCCGGCGCTGGCATGAATATTGATCCGGCCACGCTATCGACAGACGGTGTTCAGCAAGCGACGAAAAACGGTCATCTGCCTAGCGGCTCTGAGTTTTTCCTTAACATTATCCCGGAAAGTGCTGTGGCGGCATTTTCAACCAATACGATGCTCCAGGTATTGCTGGTTTCCTGCTTCGTAGGATTTGCCATTGTGCATATCGGCGGCCGCACGTCTGAGGTTCTAGTTGATTTTCTAGACCATGTAAGCAAAGTTATCTTTCAAATTATGGGCTATATTATGAAGCTTACTGCGCTAGCTACATTTGGCGCGATGGCCTTTATGGTCAGCCAATATGGCGTTCAGACGCTGATGGCATTCGGCAAGCTTTTCCTTGCCATGACGGTCGCGTGTGTGCTGTTCCTGCTTCTGCTGGCCGTTGTCATGCGAGTGTTCGTCGGCATTAGTCTATGGAGGCTGATCATGCTGGTGCGGGAGGAAATTGTATTTGCCTTTGCCACTGGCTCGACGGAGGCGGTTATGCCGCAGCTCATGAACAAATTTGAAAAAGCGGGCTGTGACCGCGCTGTCGTTGGACTCGTTGTACCGACAGGTTATTCGTTCAATTTGGACGGTGCCTCCATCTATCTATCACTTGCTGTAGTGTTTTTGGCGCAGGCGACAGGCGTAGACCTCGGCTTGAAGGAACAACTGGTGCTGCTTGGTGTGCTGCTGCTCACGTCCAAGGGGATGGCGGGCATTCCGGGCTCGGCTTTTGTTGCCTTATCCGCTACTGCGGCAAGCACAGGCTCTATTTCAATGGCTGCTGTTGCGCTTATGCTGGCGCCTGACCGCATTATGGGCAACTTCCGAACGACGGTCAACATTATTGGCTATTCGGTTGCGACGTTTGTAATTGCCCGCTGGGAGGGGCTGCTCGATAAGGGGCTTGCGCAGCAGGCTATGCAGCGCAAGGTGACGGCTGAGGCTCCGGTCTTGGTGAAGGAAGCGCCGGTTGTCAGCAAATAA
- a CDS encoding DNA-deoxyinosine glycosylase: protein MTERVYSFPPVIDERARVLVLGTAPSVKSLEHRQFYGHPRNYFWGMVYGLFDAGAPDEDYAKRLAFLQQHRLAVFDVIESCEREGSLDVNIKDEKPNDLPALLAQYPGLRCFAFNGTKAYDTFRKYFREHPAFDSLALLKMPSTSPIPTQKMRNLEDRIEAWRGIIPFLEEQ, encoded by the coding sequence ATGACAGAGCGCGTATATTCTTTTCCGCCCGTCATTGATGAACGGGCCCGCGTGCTGGTGCTGGGGACGGCGCCGAGCGTGAAATCGCTGGAGCATCGGCAATTCTACGGTCATCCGCGCAACTATTTTTGGGGGATGGTGTACGGGCTCTTTGACGCTGGGGCGCCGGACGAGGATTATGCGAAGCGGCTCGCTTTTTTGCAGCAGCATCGACTGGCGGTATTCGACGTCATTGAATCCTGCGAGCGCGAGGGCAGCCTGGATGTGAACATAAAAGATGAGAAGCCGAATGATCTGCCGGCGCTGCTGGCGCAATATCCGGGGCTGCGCTGCTTTGCATTTAATGGGACGAAGGCGTATGATACGTTTCGAAAATATTTTCGCGAGCATCCGGCATTTGACTCGCTCGCTCTGCTTAAAATGCCGTCTACGAGCCCGATTCCGACGCAGAAAATGCGCAACCTCGAGGACCGAATCGAAGCCTGGCGCGGTATTATTCCTTTTTTGGAGGAACAGTAA
- a CDS encoding DUF1934 domain-containing protein yields MSERMNVSIRLESRQDGAVQVSEHRGELFRKDRSIYIRYEESIEGEAKAEPIRSLIRYRQGELLITRRGAVDSEQLFAVGGRRAGRYRSPFTSFPMETETKRLAFHAEDAAAGESAEPPFTIEWNYDLWIEEHLSGQFHIRLHIQGEQ; encoded by the coding sequence ATGTCAGAAAGAATGAACGTCAGCATTAGGCTGGAAAGCAGGCAGGATGGCGCTGTTCAGGTGAGTGAGCATCGCGGAGAGCTGTTTCGCAAGGATCGCTCAATCTATATCCGGTACGAGGAGTCAATTGAGGGTGAAGCGAAGGCTGAGCCAATCAGGTCGCTTATTCGCTATCGTCAGGGCGAGCTGCTTATTACGCGGCGTGGTGCGGTGGATTCGGAGCAGCTTTTCGCCGTAGGCGGCAGACGGGCTGGGCGCTACCGCTCGCCGTTTACGTCTTTTCCGATGGAGACGGAGACGAAGCGGCTCGCGTTTCATGCGGAGGACGCTGCTGCGGGAGAGTCGGCGGAGCCTCCTTTTACAATAGAATGGAACTATGATTTATGGATTGAAGAGCATTTATCCGGCCAGTTTCATATCAGGCTGCATATTCAGGGGGAACAGTAA
- the argS gene encoding arginine--tRNA ligase, with the protein MSGNVLEQLYEQVKAAIADAAVAGGLAAREELPAFVLEVPKDKEHGDLATNAAMQLTKLAKKNPRMIAETIIANLDYVKASIQSAEIAGPGFINFRMDKSYLYDVVGEVVSGGDSYGRTHIGAGKRVEMEFVSANPTGSLHLGHARGAAVGDALCNVLEYAGYEVTREYYINDAGNQVNNLAKSIEARYQQALGKEAEMPEDGYHGADIVGFGKLLAEQEGDRLLGLSDEERLEFFRSFGLERELDKIKHDLNRFRVGFDIWYSETSLYKNGKVEQALEALKEKGHVYEEEGATWLDTMPFGDDKNRVLVKNDGSYTYLTPDIAYHMDKYSRGYDRMINIWGADHHGYIPRVKAAMEALGNDPSKLVVLIAQMVSLFQDGEKVKMSKRTGKAVTMQDLMDEVGVDAIRYFFTMRSMDSHLDFDMDLAISTSNENPVFYVQYAHARICSIFRQAQEQSLALLPLEQIDLSKLTSEAEYDLLRKLGELPQEVAEAAEQYAPHRIIRYVYELASQFHSYYRAERVITEDAAQTQARLALLGAIRTVIANALRLVGVSAPQQM; encoded by the coding sequence ATGAGTGGAAATGTATTAGAGCAATTGTATGAGCAAGTTAAAGCGGCCATTGCCGACGCAGCGGTAGCAGGCGGGCTTGCAGCGCGTGAGGAGCTGCCGGCATTCGTGCTGGAGGTGCCGAAGGATAAAGAGCATGGCGATTTGGCGACCAATGCGGCGATGCAGCTGACGAAGCTGGCGAAGAAAAATCCGAGGATGATCGCCGAAACGATTATCGCGAATCTCGACTATGTGAAAGCGTCGATTCAATCAGCTGAGATCGCAGGACCAGGCTTCATTAACTTCCGTATGGACAAAAGCTACTTGTATGACGTTGTTGGCGAGGTCGTCTCAGGCGGCGACAGCTACGGACGTACGCATATCGGTGCAGGCAAGCGCGTGGAAATGGAGTTCGTCAGCGCGAACCCGACAGGCAGCCTTCATCTTGGACATGCACGCGGTGCGGCAGTAGGCGATGCGCTGTGCAATGTGCTTGAATATGCAGGCTATGAGGTAACGCGTGAATATTATATTAATGATGCCGGCAATCAGGTGAACAATCTGGCGAAGTCGATCGAAGCGCGCTATCAGCAGGCGCTGGGCAAGGAAGCGGAAATGCCGGAGGATGGCTACCATGGCGCGGATATTGTCGGCTTTGGAAAGCTGCTTGCTGAGCAGGAGGGAGATCGTCTGCTTGGCCTGAGCGACGAGGAGCGCTTGGAATTTTTCCGCAGCTTTGGCCTAGAGCGCGAGCTGGATAAAATCAAGCATGATCTTAATCGCTTCCGCGTCGGCTTTGACATCTGGTATAGCGAAACGTCGCTTTACAAAAATGGCAAGGTTGAGCAGGCGCTTGAGGCGCTTAAGGAAAAGGGGCATGTATACGAGGAGGAGGGTGCGACGTGGCTTGACACGATGCCTTTCGGTGACGATAAAAACCGCGTGCTCGTCAAAAATGATGGCTCCTATACGTATTTGACTCCAGACATCGCATACCATATGGACAAGTACAGCCGCGGCTACGACCGGATGATCAATATATGGGGAGCAGACCACCATGGCTACATTCCGCGTGTTAAAGCGGCGATGGAGGCGCTAGGCAACGATCCAAGCAAACTGGTCGTCTTGATTGCCCAGATGGTCAGCCTGTTCCAGGATGGGGAAAAGGTGAAGATGTCCAAGCGTACCGGCAAAGCGGTAACGATGCAGGACTTGATGGATGAAGTAGGCGTGGACGCCATCCGTTATTTCTTCACGATGCGCAGCATGGACTCGCATCTGGATTTTGATATGGATCTCGCGATTTCAACCTCCAACGAGAATCCCGTGTTTTATGTGCAATATGCGCATGCGCGCATTTGCAGCATTTTCCGTCAGGCGCAGGAGCAGAGCCTCGCGCTGCTGCCGCTTGAGCAGATCGACCTCAGCAAGCTGACGTCGGAAGCCGAATACGACCTGCTGCGCAAGCTCGGCGAGCTGCCGCAGGAGGTGGCGGAGGCGGCGGAGCAATATGCGCCGCATCGCATCATTCGCTATGTGTATGAGCTGGCCTCCCAGTTCCACAGCTATTATAGAGCGGAGCGCGTCATTACCGAGGATGCAGCGCAGACTCAAGCGCGTCTCGCGCTGCTTGGCGCTATTCGCACCGTTATTGCGAACGCGCTTCGCCTCGTAGGCGTATCGGCCCCTCAACAAATGTAA
- a CDS encoding glycosyltransferase family 2 protein, producing the protein MRGNESDLPVVSIVMPCYNEEEALPETVRQMSLLLERLVKEGKVSEQSKMLLVDDGSRDKTWSLIDSFHRSNRFVSGLKLSRNVGHQRALLAGLLTAKEYADCIISIDADLQDDITVIDAFIEKYKQGFEVVYGVRNKRTTDTMFKKLSAQFFYKLMIKLGVNVVYNHADYRMMSRKVVDKLEEYQEVNLFLRGIIPTIGFKSDSVYYDRLERTAGESKYPLKKMLIFAWEGITSFSVSPIRAVSVVGFFMSVMSLLFALYVFIRHLQGNTVSGWSSMILSIWFIGGIQLLCIGLIGEYIGKIYIETKKRPKYFVETELHNVVLAEPKAKTQQLQETR; encoded by the coding sequence ATGAGAGGCAATGAGTCCGATTTGCCTGTTGTATCAATTGTCATGCCTTGCTATAACGAGGAGGAAGCACTGCCGGAAACGGTAAGGCAGATGTCCTTGTTGCTGGAACGGCTGGTGAAGGAGGGAAAGGTGTCAGAGCAGAGCAAAATGCTGCTTGTAGATGATGGCAGCCGCGATAAAACGTGGTCGCTGATTGATTCCTTCCACCGGAGCAACCGTTTCGTGAGCGGGCTGAAGCTTTCTCGTAACGTTGGGCATCAGCGGGCACTGCTGGCGGGCTTGTTGACGGCGAAGGAGTATGCGGATTGCATTATTTCCATTGATGCTGATTTGCAGGACGATATTACGGTGATCGACGCGTTTATTGAGAAGTACAAGCAGGGCTTCGAGGTCGTGTACGGCGTACGCAACAAGCGGACGACTGATACGATGTTCAAAAAGCTCAGCGCGCAATTTTTCTACAAATTAATGATTAAGCTTGGCGTAAATGTCGTTTATAATCATGCGGATTACCGGATGATGAGCAGGAAGGTCGTTGATAAGCTGGAGGAATACCAGGAGGTCAATCTGTTCCTGCGCGGCATTATTCCTACCATTGGCTTCAAATCCGACAGCGTGTATTATGATCGTCTGGAGCGGACCGCCGGCGAATCGAAATATCCGCTGAAAAAAATGCTCATTTTCGCTTGGGAAGGCATTACCTCCTTCAGCGTTTCTCCTATCCGGGCAGTATCGGTTGTTGGCTTCTTCATGTCAGTCATGAGTCTTTTGTTCGCTCTTTATGTGTTCATACGGCACTTGCAGGGCAACACGGTATCTGGCTGGAGCTCGATGATTCTTTCGATTTGGTTTATTGGCGGTATTCAGCTGTTATGCATTGGACTAATCGGTGAATATATCGGCAAAATTTACATTGAAACGAAGAAAAGGCCGAAATACTTCGTTGAAACAGAGCTGCATAACGTTGTATTGGCGGAGCCGAAAGCGAAAACGCAGCAATTACAAGAGACGAGGTGA
- a CDS encoding mannosyltransferase family protein codes for MESLLLKAKSNTQVLIFLLSLFVITRILLYFAGFLGMNLFPNYQVPPDYAVVQGHDFTSSQLSIQTDVSQLKKPSFEDLRKFDSVWYLGIAENGYDTYNINEPHPSANWVFFPLYPLLVFLVESISKYDATVVGSVLSNLFLLVSLLYFYGICLKRGLKQEHAQVAVLLLLIFPTAIFYAVPYTESLFLMLSLMTVYYAMQKRYFLAFLFGGLSAVTRNLGFVNLFFVVGTLLIEHRLYRFKWKDAKYLGYGIISALPLTGYLLYMKWLTGDLLAPITEQSINWYRKTVAPFSNYIHFIQKPYFSGNGGWENGLLAFIIANAVLVIFVAFLIMRWKDIRRNAHEWLFFAYGLLLMLIPFASAEFLQSIPRYVMVAFPFYIYFADVLKNNKPLQMFYFMMFFLLHIVYAVCYFNGYFFVV; via the coding sequence ATGGAATCGCTGCTGCTTAAAGCAAAATCGAACACGCAAGTTTTGATCTTCCTGCTCTCTTTGTTTGTCATCACGAGAATATTGCTTTACTTTGCAGGCTTTCTCGGCATGAATTTGTTTCCAAACTATCAAGTGCCGCCGGACTATGCGGTCGTACAGGGGCATGATTTCACATCGAGCCAGCTCTCGATCCAGACGGATGTTTCACAGCTGAAGAAGCCAAGCTTTGAGGATTTAAGGAAATTTGACAGCGTATGGTATTTGGGTATTGCCGAAAATGGCTACGATACGTATAACATCAATGAACCGCATCCCAGTGCGAATTGGGTGTTTTTTCCTTTATACCCTTTGTTAGTCTTCTTGGTGGAGTCTATTTCTAAATATGATGCGACGGTCGTGGGATCGGTTTTATCGAATTTGTTTTTACTCGTATCGCTTTTGTATTTTTATGGAATTTGCTTGAAAAGAGGGCTGAAACAGGAGCATGCCCAAGTTGCGGTGCTGCTGCTGCTTATTTTTCCGACCGCCATCTTCTATGCTGTACCTTATACCGAAAGCCTGTTCCTCATGCTGTCGCTTATGACCGTATATTATGCGATGCAAAAGCGATATTTTCTCGCGTTTCTGTTCGGGGGCTTGTCCGCTGTGACGCGCAATCTGGGCTTCGTCAACTTGTTTTTCGTTGTGGGGACGCTGCTGATTGAACACAGGCTGTATCGTTTTAAGTGGAAGGACGCGAAATATTTAGGTTATGGTATTATTTCAGCACTGCCGCTGACAGGTTATCTATTATATATGAAATGGCTCACGGGCGATTTACTGGCTCCAATCACAGAGCAGAGCATCAACTGGTATCGCAAGACGGTTGCTCCATTTTCAAACTACATTCATTTTATCCAAAAGCCTTATTTCTCAGGAAACGGCGGCTGGGAAAATGGCCTGCTTGCCTTTATTATTGCTAATGCCGTCCTCGTCATTTTTGTTGCCTTTCTTATTATGCGCTGGAAAGATATTCGCCGTAATGCACATGAATGGCTGTTTTTTGCATATGGTCTGCTGCTGATGCTCATCCCGTTCGCCAGCGCCGAATTTTTGCAAAGCATTCCACGCTATGTCATGGTGGCGTTCCCCTTCTATATTTATTTTGCGGATGTGCTGAAAAATAATAAGCCGCTCCAAATGTTTTATTTCATGATGTTTTTCCTGCTCCATATTGTGTACGCGGTCTGCTACTTTAATGGATATTTTTTCGTTGTATAA
- a CDS encoding glycosyl hydrolase, which produces MKSTKFALTLLMLASTLLWALPVSAQTNFYNGAWIGTWPNQSLDNIAAYEQLIGGHQDVVHTFVNSNQGINEWKGFMDYVNSNGSINLLTLEFKNKNYKEYSTADINRGVVDAYLKQTAKQLMNWQAANKNPEIWLRLFHEGNGNWYGWGVGDSTVNTNETYKAAFQRVVTIFKEQGATNIKFMYNVNAENVGKNASFTAMYPGDAYVDMLSIDGYNFGTKQSWSSWRTFDEVFHASYQALTSISSKPIIIAETGTTESGGSKKEWVIDAMNQVQSPAYSQIKGLIWFNENKELDWHIDSSADSLSAYQTLQQTL; this is translated from the coding sequence ATGAAATCGACAAAATTTGCTCTTACACTCCTTATGCTCGCTTCGACATTACTTTGGGCACTCCCTGTTAGCGCACAAACAAACTTTTACAATGGAGCATGGATCGGCACTTGGCCGAACCAAAGCTTGGACAACATTGCTGCCTACGAGCAACTGATCGGTGGCCACCAAGATGTTGTACATACCTTCGTCAATTCGAATCAAGGGATCAATGAGTGGAAGGGCTTTATGGACTATGTAAATAGTAATGGTTCGATTAACCTGCTTACCCTTGAATTTAAAAATAAAAATTACAAAGAATATTCGACTGCTGATATCAATAGAGGCGTAGTGGACGCTTACCTGAAGCAAACAGCTAAACAATTAATGAACTGGCAAGCGGCTAATAAAAACCCTGAAATCTGGCTTCGCCTGTTCCACGAAGGCAACGGCAACTGGTACGGCTGGGGTGTTGGCGACAGCACAGTGAACACGAACGAAACCTACAAAGCGGCATTCCAACGTGTCGTTACTATTTTCAAGGAGCAAGGCGCAACAAACATCAAATTCATGTACAATGTAAACGCTGAAAATGTTGGCAAAAACGCTTCGTTTACAGCGATGTACCCAGGCGATGCTTACGTGGACATGCTCTCGATTGATGGCTACAATTTTGGAACGAAACAATCGTGGAGCTCGTGGAGAACATTTGACGAGGTATTCCATGCTTCTTACCAAGCATTGACAAGCATTTCGAGCAAGCCAATTATTATCGCTGAAACAGGCACAACCGAAAGCGGCGGCAGCAAAAAAGAATGGGTTATTGATGCGATGAACCAAGTGCAATCGCCAGCGTACAGCCAAATTAAAGGCTTGATCTGGTTCAATGAAAACAAAGAGCTCGACTGGCATATTGATTCGTCGGCTGACAGCCTGAGCGCTTACCAAACGCTGCAACAAACACTTTAA
- a CDS encoding glycosyltransferase — protein MIVYLVWRLVQTLPSGWSFIFGSLLLFFEIISIFQSVLFHILLLKPTERKPAPLPDNLYSVDVTIATYNEPPSLVRKTILACKNLNYPEHLLNIWVCDDGKRAEMREVAEGLGVHYLDRPGNEHAKAGNLNHALTKMKGDLLLTLDADMMPKPDFLQRTVGFFAENEKLAYVQTPQVFYNEDIFQYNYYQGRNIPNEQDMFMRLVQSGRDRFNAVIYVGSNCIFRRSAIDHIGGFVIGTITEDLATGMKLQSNGFDSYCLNEVLALGLTSESISDQIKQRARWARGTIQTTRMSNPLEAKGLSLMQRLLYFSNLLYWYFGVTRFMYILSPMLFLTFGVAIIETSLQQLLIFWLPYFLFSVTVVPYLTNKKLNVFWNNVYETAMTPTLFLAALQETIFRKAIPFEVTPKGIYQNKTSINYRYMMPLLVLLVLSVVLMAVNVGRIAGAGENELQSMLINLFWLGYNGVFLMLALLLGFERPRMREAERFAKELPLTLRYTEDEELKMENVKTLDISETGCRIYTDTILPLPDRIELDIPLSQDALRVTAEKIFYDKHGSGYQIGFKLHWSSIEEERKWLAEVYGNADEFVKGIFQAGIWTSVIRYISNFKYTYKSINRKSPRVRLKRRASILVDQEDRYRTQLLDISYTGCRIELPQKAAMHEGKKVRLQIIGSAFEANGRLIRVGWAGRNKMTAAIVFDEAFDLSLLLGESRSIPPSNKELRSGIVPAEANSKS, from the coding sequence ATGATCGTGTATCTAGTATGGAGACTTGTACAAACACTACCATCTGGATGGTCATTTATTTTTGGATCTTTGTTACTATTTTTTGAAATTATTTCTATTTTTCAATCCGTTTTATTCCACATTCTTCTGCTAAAACCCACTGAAAGAAAGCCTGCGCCATTACCTGACAACCTTTATTCTGTGGATGTTACAATCGCTACCTACAATGAACCGCCATCCTTGGTTAGAAAAACCATCCTTGCTTGTAAAAATTTAAATTATCCGGAGCATTTATTAAATATTTGGGTATGTGATGACGGAAAACGAGCGGAAATGAGAGAAGTAGCCGAAGGCTTAGGCGTCCATTATCTCGATCGTCCCGGAAATGAGCATGCTAAAGCGGGTAATTTGAATCATGCGCTGACGAAAATGAAGGGCGATTTGCTCCTCACATTGGACGCAGACATGATGCCAAAGCCGGATTTTTTGCAGCGGACGGTAGGTTTTTTTGCAGAGAATGAGAAGCTTGCTTACGTACAAACGCCGCAAGTTTTTTACAACGAAGATATTTTTCAATACAACTACTACCAAGGGCGTAATATTCCGAACGAGCAGGATATGTTTATGCGGCTTGTTCAGTCGGGAAGAGACCGTTTTAATGCTGTTATTTATGTAGGCAGCAACTGTATTTTCCGGCGCAGCGCCATTGATCATATCGGCGGCTTCGTTATTGGCACGATTACCGAGGATTTGGCCACAGGGATGAAGCTTCAATCCAATGGGTTTGATTCTTATTGCTTGAATGAGGTGCTGGCACTTGGACTTACGTCTGAGTCCATATCCGATCAAATTAAACAGCGGGCCCGCTGGGCTAGGGGCACCATACAAACGACGAGGATGTCCAATCCGCTTGAGGCAAAGGGCCTATCGTTAATGCAGCGGCTGCTGTATTTCTCCAACCTGCTGTACTGGTACTTTGGTGTTACACGCTTTATGTACATACTTTCTCCCATGCTCTTCTTGACCTTCGGCGTGGCTATTATTGAAACAAGCTTGCAACAGCTGCTTATCTTCTGGCTGCCCTATTTCTTGTTCTCGGTCACCGTAGTGCCTTATTTAACAAATAAGAAGCTCAATGTGTTCTGGAACAACGTTTACGAGACGGCCATGACGCCAACGCTATTCCTCGCAGCCCTTCAGGAAACCATCTTCCGCAAGGCTATTCCCTTTGAGGTGACGCCGAAAGGCATTTATCAGAACAAAACGTCCATTAATTATCGCTATATGATGCCGTTGCTTGTTCTGCTTGTGCTATCTGTCGTGCTGATGGCGGTCAATGTGGGGCGTATTGCGGGTGCGGGCGAAAATGAATTGCAGTCCATGCTCATTAATTTGTTTTGGCTTGGTTATAACGGAGTGTTTCTTATGCTCGCGCTGCTGCTCGGCTTTGAACGTCCGCGCATGCGGGAGGCGGAGCGCTTCGCCAAGGAGCTGCCGCTCACGCTTCGTTATACGGAGGATGAAGAGCTGAAGATGGAAAACGTCAAGACGCTGGATATTAGCGAGACAGGCTGCCGCATTTACACGGATACGATTTTGCCGCTTCCGGATCGCATAGAGCTGGATATTCCATTATCACAGGATGCTTTACGCGTGACGGCTGAGAAAATATTTTATGACAAGCATGGCTCCGGATACCAGATAGGCTTCAAGCTTCATTGGAGCAGCATTGAAGAGGAGCGCAAATGGCTTGCTGAAGTATATGGCAATGCGGATGAGTTCGTTAAGGGTATTTTTCAGGCGGGCATATGGACTTCCGTAATTCGTTATATTTCTAATTTCAAGTACACCTATAAATCTATAAATCGCAAGTCACCGCGAGTTAGGCTGAAGCGCCGCGCTTCAATCTTGGTCGATCAAGAGGACCGTTATCGGACGCAACTGCTTGATATTAGCTACACGGGCTGCCGAATTGAGCTGCCTCAGAAGGCGGCGATGCATGAAGGCAAGAAGGTCAGGCTGCAAATTATCGGCTCAGCGTTTGAGGCAAACGGGCGTCTTATCCGCGTGGGATGGGCCGGGCGCAATAAGATGACAGCGGCTATTGTCTTCGATGAGGCTTTTGATTTAAGCCTGCTGCTGGGGGAGTCCCGCAGCATACCGCCAAGTAATAAGGAGCTTCGTTCAGGCATTGTGCCAGCAGAGGCGAACTCCAAGTCATAG
- a CDS encoding Wzz/FepE/Etk N-terminal domain-containing protein, giving the protein MEIHRIVKLIIRRLPFVIIPALLLSVAVGYVKMQSPPSYKATAEVLITSQETSDNFTSIQGSLKLMDTYNVILKNPLILEQVIAALDLPYSTDQLAAKVSAKSVELSQVIRITVTDGDRKQAASIANTVVSVFRSQSLELFKINNIVLLHKASAEKADYVSANPLFYMLLSFVGGLIVILCLWLLLHMMSRKLQTAAEVQAIFAEVPMETTKLASRLEIAIPFYGGWLKRRMAEEAKSRALRYRHVMEKSGQRTWAFGTLDRKSACGNISKQLAMKLSGENKVAWVRFNPNGKLSSSSSGKKGYAEWPISQGFYGKIKTAGKQLDFIEVCVVGGSLSMKSSAEELMAKLRESYEVVIWDLPSYVHCSEAQTIAGLADWHTLVIKENRVLAPVAQEWKSRLAAMDVQINSIVFIEV; this is encoded by the coding sequence TTGGAAATACACAGAATAGTTAAGCTGATCATCCGCAGATTGCCGTTTGTCATAATTCCGGCACTGCTGCTGTCAGTCGCAGTAGGCTATGTGAAGATGCAAAGCCCTCCTTCCTATAAGGCAACGGCTGAAGTTTTAATAACCTCACAAGAGACGAGCGATAACTTCACTTCAATTCAAGGCAGTCTCAAGCTGATGGATACGTATAATGTTATTTTGAAAAACCCACTGATTTTGGAGCAGGTAATTGCGGCGCTTGACCTGCCTTACAGCACAGACCAACTGGCTGCCAAAGTTAGCGCGAAAAGCGTCGAGCTATCGCAGGTTATCCGTATTACCGTAACGGATGGTGACCGCAAGCAGGCAGCCTCCATTGCCAACACCGTCGTCAGCGTGTTCCGCTCGCAAAGCTTGGAGCTGTTCAAAATCAACAACATTGTCCTGTTGCATAAGGCAAGCGCGGAAAAGGCGGATTATGTGAGCGCTAATCCATTATTTTATATGCTGCTCTCGTTTGTTGGCGGACTCATTGTGATTTTATGCTTGTGGCTTCTGCTGCATATGATGTCGCGCAAGCTGCAGACAGCAGCCGAGGTGCAAGCGATATTCGCCGAAGTTCCAATGGAAACAACGAAGCTCGCCAGCCGGTTGGAAATAGCTATCCCGTTTTATGGAGGATGGTTGAAGCGCCGTATGGCAGAGGAAGCGAAATCGCGTGCGCTGCGTTACCGCCATGTGATGGAGAAAAGCGGGCAGCGCACATGGGCCTTCGGAACGCTTGACCGTAAAAGTGCATGCGGAAATATCAGCAAGCAGCTGGCGATGAAGCTGTCGGGAGAAAACAAGGTCGCCTGGGTGAGATTTAATCCGAACGGCAAGCTGTCAAGCTCGTCATCGGGCAAAAAGGGCTATGCGGAATGGCCCATTAGCCAAGGCTTTTATGGGAAAATCAAAACCGCTGGAAAGCAGTTGGATTTCATCGAGGTATGTGTAGTAGGCGGCAGTCTTTCCATGAAATCTTCAGCTGAGGAGCTGATGGCAAAGCTTAGGGAGAGCTACGAGGTTGTGATCTGGGATTTGCCTTCTTATGTTCATTGCTCGGAAGCGCAGACGATTGCGGGGCTGGCCGATTGGCATACGCTCGTAATCAAGGAGAACCGGGTACTTGCTCCGGTTGCACAGGAATGGAAAAGCCGTCTCGCGGCAATGGATGTTCAGATAAATAGTATCGTGTTTATTGAAGTGTAA